A genomic stretch from Acidimicrobiales bacterium includes:
- a CDS encoding FHA domain-containing protein codes for MSDQLFIVLRVCLLALVYLVFLRVLRAVWVELRAESAVAAGPAPGSSPAPRPAPPRRSPAPAPSPAPSATTAASGTARLVVVAPGALAGRSFTLEGETTIGRGAGCGVSIDDAHVSKLHARLSPDGGGWTLEDLGSTNGTVLDGEMITRPTPIRRGGRITIGELVLELA; via the coding sequence GTGTCGGACCAGCTCTTCATCGTCCTCCGGGTGTGTCTTCTTGCCCTCGTCTATCTCGTCTTCCTGCGCGTCCTGAGGGCCGTCTGGGTCGAGCTGCGAGCCGAGTCGGCCGTCGCAGCCGGGCCGGCCCCCGGTTCTTCCCCGGCGCCCCGCCCTGCGCCGCCTCGGCGCAGCCCCGCCCCGGCGCCGTCACCGGCGCCGTCGGCGACCACGGCGGCGTCGGGCACCGCCCGCCTCGTCGTCGTCGCCCCCGGCGCGCTCGCCGGGCGGAGCTTCACTCTCGAGGGTGAGACGACGATCGGTCGTGGCGCCGGATGCGGCGTGTCGATCGACGACGCCCACGTCTCGAAGCTGCACGCCCGCCTCTCGCCGGACGGCGGGGGGTGGACGCTCGAGGACCTCGGCTCGACCAACGGCACGGTTCTCGACGGCGAGATGATCACCCGTCCGACCCCGATCCGGCGCGGTGGGCGCATCACCATCGGCGAACTCGTGCTGGAGCTGGCATGA
- a CDS encoding FtsW/RodA/SpoVE family cell cycle protein, with amino-acid sequence MTAVARRPAVRPHIAALRPRRVELGLIALIAVVVVSAYGLASLGESASVPADIGPFLGWMLGLFFFVHLAVRRFAPAADPVLLPMALLLNGIGYVMIARLGEDVGGGGDLAGLQSVWTAVGIGAFVATLAFVPRVRMLAQYRYLLGVGGVGLLALPLLPIGVEINGARIWVSIGPVNFQPGEFAKIALALFFASYLVDTAELIKNRIELRDLAPIGAAWAASIGVMVLERDLGSSMLVFALFVVLMWVATERTLFLGLGATMFMAGGVVAFRLFGHVERRIDSWLDPWADPQDSGFQIIQATYSMAEGGLTGTGLGRGEPDRVPFAETDFIFSAIGEELGLAGTTAILMAFLILIGSGLRIAVRATRTFEKLLAVGLTTLLGIQAFIIMGGVVRLIPLTGITLPFVSYGGSALVSNYIILALLMRLSHEQRSASVRAER; translated from the coding sequence GTGACCGCCGTCGCGCGCCGGCCTGCCGTGCGCCCTCACATCGCCGCCCTGCGGCCCCGTCGCGTCGAACTCGGTCTCATCGCGCTCATCGCGGTCGTCGTGGTCTCCGCCTACGGCCTCGCCAGTCTCGGCGAGTCGGCCTCGGTTCCTGCCGACATCGGACCGTTCCTCGGTTGGATGCTCGGGCTGTTCTTCTTCGTCCACCTGGCTGTCCGCCGTTTCGCCCCGGCCGCGGACCCGGTGCTCCTGCCGATGGCGCTGCTGCTCAACGGCATCGGCTACGTGATGATCGCCCGGTTGGGGGAGGACGTGGGCGGCGGCGGCGACCTCGCCGGCCTCCAGTCGGTGTGGACGGCGGTCGGGATCGGGGCGTTCGTCGCGACGCTGGCCTTCGTGCCGAGGGTGCGCATGCTCGCCCAGTACCGCTACCTCCTCGGCGTCGGCGGCGTCGGCCTGCTCGCCCTCCCGCTCCTGCCGATCGGTGTCGAGATCAACGGTGCCCGGATCTGGGTGAGCATCGGGCCGGTCAACTTCCAGCCCGGGGAGTTCGCCAAGATCGCCCTCGCCCTGTTCTTCGCCTCCTACCTCGTCGACACCGCCGAGCTGATCAAGAACCGGATCGAGCTGCGTGATCTCGCCCCGATCGGCGCGGCATGGGCGGCGTCGATCGGCGTGATGGTGCTCGAGCGCGATCTCGGTTCGTCGATGCTCGTCTTCGCCCTCTTCGTGGTCCTCATGTGGGTGGCGACCGAGCGCACGTTGTTCCTCGGTCTCGGTGCCACCATGTTCATGGCCGGCGGGGTGGTGGCGTTTCGGTTGTTCGGCCACGTCGAGCGCCGCATCGACAGCTGGCTCGACCCCTGGGCCGACCCGCAGGACAGCGGATTCCAGATCATCCAGGCCACCTATTCGATGGCCGAGGGTGGCCTCACCGGCACCGGGCTGGGTCGCGGCGAACCCGACCGGGTGCCGTTCGCCGAAACGGACTTCATCTTCTCCGCCATCGGCGAGGAGCTCGGGCTCGCCGGTACGACGGCGATCCTCATGGCGTTCCTGATCCTGATCGGTTCGGGTCTGCGCATCGCGGTCCGGGCCACCCGCACGTTCGAGAAGCTGCTGGCCGTCGGCCTGACCACCCTGCTCGGCATCCAGGCCTTCATCATCATGGGTGGTGTGGTGCGGCTGATCCCGTTGACCGGCATCACGTTGCCGTTCGTCTCCTACGGCGGGTCGGCGCTCGTGTCGAACTACATCATCCTCGCGCTGTTGATGCGGCTGTCCCACGAGCAGCGCTCCGCGTCGGTTCGGGCCGAGCGATGA
- a CDS encoding DUF3662 and FHA domain-containing protein — protein MGLRSVERRLERFVEGTVGRFFRGGVRPVEIGHRIARVMADSRSVGVKGQPVVANHFTVRLAPDDLERFVEVKDSLGRELCDATRDHAREEGWTFMGPVQVEIEADDTVRAGAIEVTGRMKEADGGVGVLLLPTGQQVVLGEFTVTMGRLPECTISFDDPNISREHARIRPDGDGFVLTDSGSTNGTLVNGVPITSHRLADGDRIGVGATTIEFRAG, from the coding sequence GTGGGCCTGCGATCAGTGGAACGACGCCTCGAGCGCTTTGTGGAGGGAACGGTCGGCCGGTTCTTCCGTGGCGGCGTGCGTCCGGTCGAGATCGGCCATCGGATCGCTCGCGTGATGGCCGACTCCCGCAGCGTCGGCGTCAAGGGTCAACCGGTGGTCGCGAACCACTTCACGGTGCGACTCGCGCCCGACGACCTGGAGCGGTTCGTCGAGGTGAAGGACTCGCTCGGCCGTGAGCTCTGCGACGCAACGCGAGATCACGCGAGGGAGGAGGGCTGGACCTTCATGGGCCCGGTCCAGGTCGAGATCGAGGCCGACGACACGGTTCGGGCCGGCGCCATCGAGGTGACGGGCCGGATGAAGGAGGCCGACGGTGGCGTCGGGGTGCTCCTCCTGCCGACCGGGCAACAGGTCGTGCTGGGCGAGTTCACCGTCACGATGGGTCGGCTGCCGGAATGCACCATCTCGTTCGACGATCCCAATATCAGCCGGGAGCACGCGCGGATCCGTCCCGACGGTGATGGCTTCGTCCTCACCGACAGCGGCTCCACCAACGGCACGCTGGTCAACGGTGTGCCCATCACATCCCACCGTCTCGCCGACGGCGACCGGATCGGTGTCGGTGCCACGACGATCGAGTTCCGGGCCGGCTGA
- a CDS encoding alkyl sulfatase dimerization domain-containing protein, translating to MSELIELSSRIIDRGVADEPMNRITFELSEIADGVSVVEAFSHIWSVDTGDGLVLVDASGSLSGTRCIDAIRAWREDRVHTIVYTHGHADHVGGSPAIFADAVQRGHAVPDVVAHEAVHDRFRRYRDTAGWNLAINSRQFGGTKLDPNFMGVGDWRYLPDDVAEPTITHDDGMELTIGDTHFELHHANGETDDHTWLWDPARKAVYVGDLFMWNFPNAGNPQKVQRFAGDWATALRDMMAKGPELMLPAHGLPVEGADRVARVLGDAAGALEYLVEETVTLMNQGATLDTIVNTVRLPDRYRELPYLAPTYDEPEFVVRNIYRLYGGWWDGDPSTLHPAPKAALGAEVAALAGGATALARRALELVESGDLAVAAHLVEMATMAEPGNREVHEIRTEVYGARRSVATSLMARGIYKSAVNMSIEALEAGGSAAQ from the coding sequence GTGTCCGAACTGATCGAACTGTCCTCGAGGATCATCGACCGCGGCGTGGCCGACGAGCCGATGAACCGCATCACTTTCGAGCTCTCCGAGATCGCCGACGGCGTGTCGGTCGTCGAGGCGTTCAGTCACATCTGGAGCGTCGACACCGGCGACGGACTGGTCCTCGTCGATGCGAGCGGGTCGCTGTCGGGGACGCGCTGCATCGATGCGATCCGGGCGTGGCGCGAGGATCGGGTTCACACGATCGTGTACACCCACGGCCATGCCGACCATGTCGGCGGCAGCCCGGCGATCTTCGCCGACGCGGTGCAGCGCGGGCATGCGGTGCCCGATGTCGTCGCCCACGAGGCGGTGCACGATCGGTTCCGGCGCTATCGCGACACCGCGGGCTGGAACCTGGCGATCAACTCGCGCCAGTTCGGCGGGACGAAGCTCGACCCGAACTTCATGGGCGTGGGCGACTGGCGCTATCTCCCCGACGACGTGGCCGAGCCGACCATCACGCACGACGACGGGATGGAGCTGACGATCGGCGACACACACTTCGAGCTCCATCACGCCAACGGCGAGACCGACGACCACACCTGGCTCTGGGACCCCGCTCGCAAGGCGGTCTACGTGGGCGACCTGTTCATGTGGAACTTCCCCAACGCCGGCAACCCGCAGAAGGTGCAGCGGTTCGCCGGCGACTGGGCGACGGCCCTGCGCGACATGATGGCGAAGGGTCCGGAGTTAATGCTGCCGGCCCACGGCCTGCCGGTCGAGGGTGCCGACCGGGTTGCCCGGGTGCTGGGCGACGCGGCAGGCGCGCTCGAGTACCTGGTCGAGGAGACGGTGACCCTGATGAACCAGGGCGCCACGCTCGACACCATCGTCAACACGGTGCGGCTGCCCGACCGCTATCGGGAGCTGCCGTATCTCGCCCCGACCTACGACGAGCCCGAGTTCGTGGTGCGCAACATCTATCGGCTCTACGGGGGATGGTGGGACGGTGACCCGTCGACATTGCACCCTGCGCCCAAGGCTGCGCTCGGGGCCGAGGTCGCCGCTCTGGCCGGCGGGGCGACCGCCCTCGCCCGGCGGGCACTCGAGCTCGTGGAATCGGGCGACCTCGCCGTCGCCGCCCATCTCGTGGAGATGGCGACGATGGCCGAACCCGGCAATCGGGAGGTCCACGAGATCCGCACGGAGGTCTATGGCGCCCGCCGCAGCGTCGCCACGTCGCTGATGGCGCGTGGGATCTACAAGAGCGCGGTCAACATGTCGATCGAAGCGCTCGAAGCGGGCGGTTCAGCTGCGCAGTGA
- a CDS encoding Stp1/IreP family PP2C-type Ser/Thr phosphatase: MTEFRWGTATDVGRVRSANQDQLLTMAPVFVVADGMGGHNGGEVAAAIAVDEMAKAAGVGSVDDLIEAVQRANREIVDRSRLDPELRGMGTTLVALVEMATDDDTGPRLGVANVGDSRLYRVADDGVEQITEDHTLVEALVRDGRLSAEDALTHPQRNIVTRALGIDEKVLVDTWELAPVEGDRYLLCSDGLFNELTPSEMHELASEFDDPADAAVALVNAACDAGGRDNVTVVIVDVVETDEIEGVPVDRILSTHKAVPDSVLRLDPPVQTGPNDPHPDEILVDRTVTKAPFVTWRLGVFVGAVLLVLGVLVASVVAYARSAYFVGLDGEEVVIYRGRPDGVLWFDPTVEEPVVLTVAELEPDDLREVADGVEFDTIDEARAYADALLQRASTDDP, translated from the coding sequence ATGACCGAGTTCCGGTGGGGAACGGCCACCGACGTCGGCCGGGTGCGCAGCGCCAACCAGGACCAGCTCCTGACGATGGCGCCCGTGTTCGTCGTGGCCGACGGCATGGGCGGTCACAACGGCGGTGAGGTCGCGGCGGCGATCGCGGTCGACGAGATGGCCAAGGCCGCCGGCGTGGGATCGGTCGACGACCTCATCGAGGCGGTGCAGCGAGCCAACCGCGAGATCGTGGACCGGTCCCGGCTGGATCCCGAGCTCCGCGGCATGGGCACCACGCTCGTCGCCCTCGTCGAGATGGCGACCGACGACGACACCGGGCCGCGGCTGGGCGTCGCCAATGTCGGTGACTCGAGGCTCTACCGAGTCGCCGACGACGGGGTCGAGCAGATCACCGAGGACCACACGCTGGTCGAGGCGCTGGTGCGCGACGGGCGACTGAGCGCCGAGGACGCGTTGACCCACCCGCAACGCAACATCGTGACCCGGGCGCTCGGCATCGACGAGAAGGTGTTGGTCGACACCTGGGAGCTCGCTCCCGTCGAGGGTGATCGTTACCTGCTGTGCAGCGACGGCCTCTTCAACGAGCTCACCCCGAGCGAGATGCACGAGCTGGCCTCGGAGTTCGACGACCCGGCCGATGCCGCGGTGGCGTTGGTGAACGCAGCGTGCGATGCCGGCGGCCGAGACAATGTCACCGTCGTGATCGTCGACGTGGTCGAGACCGACGAGATCGAAGGGGTGCCCGTCGACCGCATCCTCTCGACCCACAAGGCGGTGCCCGACAGCGTGCTGCGCCTCGATCCGCCGGTGCAGACCGGACCGAACGATCCCCATCCCGACGAGATCCTCGTCGACCGCACCGTGACCAAGGCACCCTTCGTGACCTGGCGGCTCGGGGTCTTCGTCGGTGCGGTGCTGCTCGTGCTCGGCGTGCTCGTCGCCTCGGTCGTCGCCTACGCCCGCTCTGCGTATTTCGTCGGCCTCGACGGTGAGGAGGTCGTCATCTATCGCGGTCGTCCCGACGGCGTCCTCTGGTTCGATCCCACCGTCGAGGAACCGGTCGTGCTCACGGTCGCCGAACTCGAACCCGACGACCTCCGCGAGGTGGCCGACGGGGTCGAGTTCGACACGATCGACGAGGCCCGCGCCTACGCCGACGCCCTGCTCCAACGAGCCAGCACCGACGACCCGTGA
- a CDS encoding penicillin-binding protein 2 produces the protein MNNRIRNLGAAFIVLYAILFAQLNRVQFVDAEDYKGHEGNIRPQLRAFGQERGDIVTADGVVVAMSVPVEAGEIDYRRDYPTDELFAHVVGFQSFNQGAFGLEREYNDQLAGARLDQQFDSLKDLFVDRDTTGTVVMTLRDDVQRAAANALGDRKGSVVAVDPATGEILAMWTYPSFDPNLLSGLDGAAVNAAYQSLLADPDDPLLAKAFREVFFPGSTFKLVTAAAALDIAGITLTDPVWPDTDRYEPLPSGSAIRNFGGSTCGGDLRLALQRSCNATFAEIGAEWLGPDAMIRTAEKFGFNADPVLDLPDAARSQFPTDFGAYIADLDAYQPDGSADLRNGDTPIHENSAILAQASIGQNDVKATPLQMAMVAAAIANGGQMMAPHVVSEVRDASGGVYDSVEPSVWRTSLSPFAAGQLQEAMINVVQNGTAKAMQIAGLDVGGKTGTAQLGTTPASSHAWVVGFAGPPGQPAEIAVAVIVEAQPGASEQTGGAVAAPIARAVIEAAFGLGGG, from the coding sequence ATGAACAACCGGATCCGCAATCTCGGGGCCGCCTTCATCGTCCTCTACGCGATCCTGTTCGCCCAGCTCAATCGGGTGCAGTTCGTCGATGCCGAGGACTACAAGGGTCACGAGGGCAACATCCGTCCCCAGCTGCGGGCGTTCGGGCAGGAGCGGGGCGACATCGTCACCGCCGACGGGGTCGTTGTCGCCATGTCGGTGCCGGTCGAGGCCGGCGAGATCGACTACCGGCGCGACTATCCGACCGACGAGCTGTTCGCCCATGTCGTCGGCTTCCAGTCGTTCAACCAGGGTGCGTTCGGCCTCGAGCGGGAGTACAACGACCAGCTCGCCGGGGCCCGCCTCGATCAGCAGTTCGATTCGCTGAAGGATCTGTTCGTCGATCGCGACACGACCGGCACGGTCGTCATGACCCTGCGCGACGACGTCCAGCGGGCCGCTGCGAACGCGCTCGGCGACCGGAAGGGATCGGTCGTCGCGGTCGACCCGGCCACCGGCGAGATCCTGGCGATGTGGACCTACCCGAGCTTCGATCCCAACCTGCTGTCGGGCCTCGACGGGGCCGCCGTCAACGCGGCCTACCAGTCGCTGCTCGCCGATCCCGACGATCCGCTCCTCGCGAAGGCGTTCCGGGAGGTGTTCTTCCCCGGTTCGACGTTCAAGTTGGTGACCGCGGCGGCCGCGCTCGACATCGCCGGTATCACGCTGACCGACCCGGTGTGGCCCGACACCGACCGCTACGAACCACTCCCGTCGGGGTCGGCGATCCGCAACTTCGGTGGTTCGACGTGTGGCGGTGATCTGCGGCTGGCCCTGCAGCGTTCGTGCAACGCGACCTTTGCCGAGATCGGTGCCGAGTGGCTCGGCCCCGACGCCATGATCCGCACCGCCGAGAAGTTCGGATTCAACGCCGACCCGGTGCTCGACCTCCCCGACGCGGCCCGTTCGCAGTTCCCCACCGACTTCGGCGCCTACATCGCCGATCTCGATGCCTACCAGCCCGACGGCAGCGCCGATCTCCGCAACGGCGACACCCCGATCCACGAGAACTCGGCCATTCTCGCCCAGGCGTCGATCGGGCAGAACGACGTGAAGGCGACCCCGCTGCAGATGGCCATGGTGGCGGCGGCGATCGCCAACGGCGGCCAGATGATGGCCCCCCACGTCGTGTCGGAGGTGCGCGATGCGAGCGGCGGTGTCTACGACTCCGTCGAGCCGTCGGTGTGGCGCACCTCGCTGTCGCCGTTCGCCGCCGGCCAACTCCAGGAAGCGATGATCAATGTCGTGCAGAACGGCACGGCGAAGGCGATGCAGATCGCCGGCCTCGACGTGGGCGGCAAGACGGGGACGGCGCAGCTCGGCACGACGCCGGCCAGCTCCCACGCCTGGGTGGTCGGTTTCGCCGGCCCGCCCGGCCAGCCGGCCGAGATCGCGGTGGCCGTGATCGTCGAGGCCCAGCCCGGCGCAAGTGAGCAGACGGGCGGCGCGGTGGCTGCGCCCATCGCCAGAGCTGTGATCGAAGCCGCCTTCGGGCTGGGGGGCGGATAG